The following coding sequences are from one Mytilus trossulus isolate FHL-02 chromosome 8, PNRI_Mtr1.1.1.hap1, whole genome shotgun sequence window:
- the LOC134681838 gene encoding complement C1q tumor necrosis factor-related protein 2-like, protein MFLVVYLLFGLVFVNGVNTKSIQNETVDESKFVTFDMLNNWKRNMTDYITHMVEQNSIKETKKVFFHAKMSATDTTYNKNSIVKFGTLLFNEGNHFNPGDSVFVSPISGVYLFSWTTQTYSGKSVNTELRVDNIIKETLHADLGSAAGRLSVTRVVILKIDSNDHVWIQTSDVFSENFFEYAYNTQSSFTGVLLFSI, encoded by the exons ATGTTCCTTGTCGTTTATTTGCTTTTTGGATTAGTCTTTGTTAATGGAGTCAATACAAAATCAATTCAAAACGAGACTGTGGACGAGAGTAAATTTGTGACATTTGATatgttgaataattggaaaagaAATATGACAGACTATATAACACATATGGTTGAACAGA ATTCTattaaagagacaaaaaaagTGTTCTTCCATGCAAAAATGTCGGCCACTGATACAACGTATAATAAGAACTCCATTGTTAAATTTGGCACGTTGCTATTCAACGAAGGAAATCATTTCAACCCAGGAGATAGCGTCTTCGTTTCGCCAATTTCAGgtgtttatcttttttcatGGACAACTCAAACCTATTCAGGAAAAAGTGTTAATACAGAACTTAGAGTTGACAATATCATAAAGGAAACGCTCCATGCTGATCTTGGTTCAGCCGCTGGACGTTTGTCAGTTACGCGTGTTGTTATCTTAAAGATCGATTCAAATGATCATGTATGGATACAAACCAGTGACGTTTTCTCTGAAAACTTTTTTGAATATGCCTATAACACCCAAAGTTCATTCACAGGTGTTCTTTTATTCTCAATATAA